The Fusobacterium necrophorum subsp. necrophorum genome has a window encoding:
- a CDS encoding PfkB family carbohydrate kinase, with protein MKSIKRLLGLGDNVLDHYLYQKKMYPGGNALNVAVLSHKFGINSSYLGVLGNDKGGRHLLEVLKKEGIEISHIRVENGNNSYSKITLIDNDRVFMGSDLALSATLKLNKDDFDYIKNFDIIHTSIYSNLENELKKIKENGSKISFDFSDEFDNNYIEKVLPYIEYAFFSGSQMSEENIYKLLDKSEKNGVLLSIVTKGKEGAFCKVNGKIYRQNIFPVESVIDTLGAGDTFIARVLAGIITQEEVEVFLKEAAKEAANNCTWYGAFGYGVSI; from the coding sequence ATGAAAAGTATAAAAAGGCTACTTGGATTGGGAGATAATGTATTAGACCATTATCTTTATCAAAAAAAAATGTATCCAGGAGGAAATGCATTAAATGTTGCAGTTTTATCCCATAAATTTGGAATAAATAGTTCATATCTGGGGGTTCTAGGAAATGATAAAGGTGGAAGACATCTATTAGAAGTTTTAAAAAAAGAAGGAATTGAAATTTCTCATATAAGAGTAGAAAATGGAAATAATTCATATTCTAAAATAACTTTAATTGATAATGACAGAGTATTTATGGGAAGTGATTTAGCTCTTTCAGCTACTTTAAAATTAAATAAAGATGATTTTGACTATATAAAAAATTTTGATATTATTCATACAAGTATTTATTCTAATTTAGAGAATGAATTAAAAAAAATAAAAGAAAATGGAAGTAAAATAAGCTTTGATTTTTCTGATGAATTTGACAATAATTATATTGAAAAAGTATTACCATATATTGAATACGCTTTTTTTTCAGGAAGTCAAATGTCGGAAGAAAATATTTATAAATTACTTGATAAATCTGAAAAAAATGGAGTTTTATTATCAATAGTAACCAAAGGAAAGGAGGGGGCGTTTTGTAAAGTAAATGGAAAAATATACAGACAAAATATTTTTCCTGTTGAATCCGTTATTGATACATTAGGTGCAGGTGATACATTTATTGCAAGAGTTTTGGCTGGTATTATAACTCAAGAAGAAGTAGAAGTTTTTCTGAAAGAAGCAGCAAAAGAAGCTGCGAATAATTGTACTTGGTATGGTGCTTTTGGATATGGGGTAAGTATTTAA